AAACGGCTTCGCCGAGTTCTGGAATTGGTTCGACTCGGAGAGCTGGTACCCACTTGGACGCATCATCGGCGGAACCCTCTACCCCGGTCTCATGCTCACTGCCGCCGCGCTCTACTGGGTCCTCCGCTTCCTCCGTTTTGCAGTCCACATCCGCGAGGTTTGCGTCCTAACGGCGCCGTTTTTCGCCTCCAACACCACCCTCGTTGCTTACTTCTTCGGCAAGGAGATTTGGGATTCCGGCGCAGGGATCGTCGCCGCGGCTTTGATTGCAATCTGCCCTGGGTATATTTCGCGGTCTGTGGCAGGGTCCTATGACAATGAAGGCGTTGCTATTTTCGCGCTTTTGTTGACATTTTACTTGTTTGTTAAGGCTGTTAACACTGGGTCGTTGGCTTGGGCTCTGGCTTCGGCGTTTGGATACTTCTACATGGTTTCGGCTTGGGGTGGTTATGTGTTTATCATCAATTTGGTGCCACTTTATGTGTTGGTGTTGTTGGTTACTGGGAGGTACTCGTTGAGGTTGTATGTAGCTTATAATTGTATGTATGTAGTGGGAATGTTGCTTGCTATGCAGATTAGGTTCGTTGGGTTCCAGCATGTTCAGTCTGGAGAGCACATGGCTGCTATGGGCGTGTTTTTCTTGATGCAGGTTGAGATTTTTCTATGTTGCCTTGTTGAATTGCTTTTTGTGCGTATGACAGATGATTTTCGAGCAAGTTGATAATATGTTATTGATTGAGTTGCATTCTTGTTCGCATTCCTGGTTTTAATTGTGTCTGCATTATGGAAAATATAGCATAGGTTGTTGAGTCCAATTTAAAATCATTGTTATAGTAATCAGTTACTGAGTTGAGCGTTGCTTGTTATTCATCTTGTGCTCGCACATCACCTTGCATGTAGAATATGTGGCAGAATCAAATTGTAGGATTGCTGAAAACTAGGTCAGACTGGATTTAATCAAATCATGAACAATGCAGATGTGAACTTGTGAAGTGATCTGTGTTTGGCACTTCATAGTTTATAGGTCTTTTGTAATTACATTGAGGAAATTACCTTTGATGGATGCATTTACAACCTAGctgttttagtttgttttttcCCGCCCAGGTGGCCTGCCTTgttatatatttgatttgatcTGTAGTTGCAATACTTTATTCTCTGTTTCCCTTGTCATTCAAGTTGAATTTATCTTTGATAGTTAGGATTATGAATTGATTGTTACAACAAAATATCAGAATGATGTTTATGGTGAATTGCTGCTCCCTCTGAATGCATGTGATCTTCTTGTGACGCCAATTCTCATTGTTTTCCCAGGTTTTTTTCTTCCTAGATTGGGTAAGACATTTGCTCAGTGATGCAAAATTGTTTGAAGCATTTTTGAGGATCACGGTAACTGGTGCAGTTAGTGTTGGAGCCATTGCTTTGGGAGTAGGCACAGCATCCGGCTACATTTCTCCATGGACAGGAAGGTTTTACTCCTTGCTTGATCCAACATATGCTAAGGATCACATTCCAATCATTGCATCTGTCTCTGAGCATCAGCCAACTGCTTGGTCATCCTTCATGTTCGATTTCCATATCTTGCTTATACTTTTCCCTGCTGGGCTCTACTTCTGCTTCAAGCGCTTGTCAGATGCCACGATCTTCATTGTTATGTATGGCCTTACAAGCATGTACTTTGCTGGTGTGATGGTTCGTTTGATTCTTGTTGCTACCCCTGCTGTGTGCCTCATTAGTGCTATTGCGGTTTCTGCTACTGTGAAGAATCTGACTCGGTTGGTGAGGTCCCAAAGCCAAGCTGTTCAAAGTGGTTCTAGCAAAGGAGCTAGCACTGCAAAGAGTTCTTCCAAGGTTAGAACTTTCAATGGAATTAGTGGGCAATTGCTAATGTGAATTTTAACACTTTATGGTTACTTCCATGCAGGGTGTAATTGATAATTCCCAGCCTTTCCAAAGAAATGGTGCTATTTTCTTGCTTCTGGGTGCTTTCTATCTACTGACTAGATATGCTATTCACTGCACCTGGGTCACATCAGAGGCTTATTCATCTCCCTCGATTGTCTTGGCTGCAAGGGGGGCTCATGGAAACAGGGTCATCTTTGATGATTATCGTGAAGCTTACTTTTGGCTTCGCCAGAACACCCCACCAGATGCCAAGGTGATGTCTTGGTGGGATTATGGTTATCAAATAACAGCCATGGGTAACAGGACAGTTATTGTTGACAATAACACCTGGAATAATACACATATAGCAACTGTTGGGCGGGCAATGTCATCGTATGAGGATGAGGCCTATGAGATAATGAGATCGCTTGATGTTGACTATGTATTAGTTGTGTTCGGCGGTGTTACTGGCTATTCTTCTGATGATATTAATAAGTAAGTCCATCTGAAGTAATATACAATGCTTTTCTATGTTCATTTGAGTTGTTTAGCATATAAAAGTTTTAGGGTTGTCACCTGAACTTAGAATCATTTTGTTACATTGTTATGCTTAATGATTGCAAGAGTTCCATTTATCGCAATTGGTTGTTTTTGTTCTCAAAAATCGTTTTTCTAGTTTCTCCTCATCCTTGCTTGTGTTTCTTGTCCATACGTATTGTATTGTGAATGATAGCCCtcatattgtttaaaaaataagtttcaTTGGCAATCCATTTTAAGATAGTACACATCGGTAGTCTATTTCTATGAACACTTGTGTCAAGCATACTTCTGTTTCTCATGGTTTGATACTTTGCATTGCTGTGGCAATAAAAGATATATCTTGTTTTATAATTGACTCACTAGAATGAGCTTGGACACTGTGCTAGTAGATTTTCCTTTTGCTATATTTTCTTTACTTGTGAATATGTAAATTGATGCATATTTGATCATTTCATAGTTGTCGCCatctttcaattttctttttaaaataattaataaaattaaaaaattatcatttgaGCAAGTAGTCTATATCTTAACTCCTATAAGGCCTTGCAACATTTTTGTACTGATATTCATAATTTTGTATAGATTTCTCTGGATGGTGAGAATCGGTGGTGGGGTTTTTCCTGTAATTAAGGAACCTGATTACCTTGTCAATGGAGAGTATCGTGTAGATAAAGGTGCAGCTCCCAAGATGTTGAACTGTCTTATGTAAGTTTCTTTCAACTTCGAGTTGGGCTTTGCTTTTTGAATCACTGTTTACTTCCAAGAAGTCTATATTTATACAAATCTGTTGGATTCTTCCCTtgagacattaaaaataagaaaagatccATATTTGGAtacaacaatataaaagtaattttttgtttatttactatgttaaaaacatttttttaagtaaaaaggatcttttaaaaaaaagatgtaaaggCTTGTTTGATGTGTTTctataagattttttttcaagtgatctttttttaaaagatcgtTTAGAAAGTAAAAGGAATTTCATGTTTAGGTATCTTATGTAaaacatctttttatttaacaattatgtttgggtacaacaatataaaagtattttttgtatatttattatattaaacacatctttttttaagtaaaaaagattttttttaaaaatgcaaATTTTAGCTGCTAAAAgagatgttttatttttatttttctagtgtttttattttaactactaaaattttgccaaaaacaataaaaaataataaattttttttttcatttggaaaaagatatttttctaacaaCTTAATAACACTTAAACAAGCAcaatattatttgttatttacaTGTAAAGGCAAGTGATGAATTGATACATGGTGActtatgcattttttttccgGTGATTATCAGGTACAAACTATCTTATTATCGGTTTGGGGAGCTCACTACAGAATATGGCAAACCACCTGGGTAAGTTTCCATATCCCTTACGGTTTATACTTGTTTATTTAACACTGGCGCAGCATAAAATTTTGTATCTTCACTGACAGGTAGCCAATGTTATTTATATcattatattcttttatttttctttttttaaagaatctTATTTATGTTGTTCTATGCATGTGAGCATATAAGACTATAATGAACAATTAGTATTGGTATATATCCTTATTGACAATGATATTTATGAAGATATTATGCATAGAATCTATATATGCACCCTGTCATTGACACGAGGGGGAAGTACAATTACATGTAGGTGGTTTTTACTAGGGTATTTAATGAATCTATGACTTGATTAGCTTTCTGAAAGTCATAGTTCATCTGAATTTTGGAATTACATGGGTTTTTGATGATTCCTATTAGATATTATTCATTCTTCTAAGGAAGAGGTGACCAACCCTATATAGTATATTGAGACTAACCCATGTAACACTTGATATTAGTCCCTAAAATCTGAAATCCTGGTAAAATCTTGGTGCCTTTTTACAAGTGTGACCTGCGTTTTTAGGCTTGGAAAATGAATCGTTATTGCCGCCCTCACCTCCCCAACAGTCGCACATGTGCATCACTTAACAGATGGTCAGATGTGCAGTTTTCACTGTTCGCTATCTTATTTCAGCTAAACCCACCTTGTTTTCTACACATAGCACTCTGATTCAGGCCCCTGACATTGCCAGTTATCCTTTGTCCAAAGATTAATGATTGAAGTTCTGAAATTGGCACAACAAATTGTGAATATAGTGTATTTGCTTGATAATTGATACCTTATTTACAACTGCCTGTATTGTGGAATGACAGGTTTGATCGCGCTCGAGGAGTTGAAATTGGGAATAAGGACATAAAGCTCGAGTACTTGGAAGAGGCCTTCACTACCCAAAACTGGATAGTTCGTATTTATAAAGTGAAACCACCTAAAAACAGGTGGTAACTtttagaaaggaaaaaaagaagttaAAGTTAGACTTTGTTTTCTTTGCGGGAACGATAGAGCATTGTAGTGAGTGAACTTGAGAATTGAAAAACGTGTTTAGCTACGTTACAGATTGTGGACTGATTTTTGAAGTATTTACATGTAGAATACATTTAAGTTAAAGCTTTGGAATCATttctttttagaaaaaaaggAATGGAAATTGTCATCTGATTCGTACTAAGTATACCATTaatgttcttgtgaatctttaTCTGATAAAAACAACACACGCGTAGCATGAGGTGTGATAACATCAAATTGTGCTAGGCCACTCAATTAGAAGTGCCTCAAATGTTCAGACAGACAGAAAAAAAGCCTTTGGAATATCCTCTGGTGCTTCTGTCCAAACATTTAGAGCCTCATGATTgttcattttcaaattcaacaacacCCATCATTTTCATTGTGCCGGCAAACGTGATTCAAGCCATGTGCCATGTCGTTGTCTCGAGAAATGAAAAAAGGGGACATGCATGTCCATTAATCTCTATATTGGTGTCTCAATAGTAGATATTAATTGCTAATAAATCATTGCTTAGCATTGCTTTTCTCAACTAAAACAAGCATTCACACCGGTATCTCTCCTTCACAAAACAatccttgcttttattattttatggcCGTGATATATATAAGTATAAGTATATAACACATTCACGTGAACAGTGCACCTACCCTACCTTAAACATGAGCACTACCATAGGTTTTCTTAGAACTTCTGCAAATCAGATATACGTACCACTTCACATAATTTTTTATCCTAAATAGTAAATAGAATGCATActttataagaataaaataatctGATATAGCCTGATCTCTTGTACTAACCAGATGTATCTAATTGAGGGTACGCAAATCcatgtaatataaaatataagacATAAATAAATCCAATATAAAAGGCCATGTAACATGGTTTGCACATTTTTCTGTCAATGCAGAGTATATAAAGTAAAGGGCctgaagaaaaagaataaaccTTAGATACATACACAAATATAATGACTTGATACAAGTGATGACTGGACAGAATGACTTGCACTTTGCTTGACCCAATCATTCAACAAATGAGGCTATCGATCTGTAAGTAACTTCTGTGATCCAGGTGGGTGGGGCAACCTGGTGCATTTCACAGAAACCAGTTTTGCATACCAAGTTTCTTGCACCTGTTCCTCAGCTTTAGCTGCTTTGGGAGGTCACTGATCCCCTTGTTATTCTAAGCCTGGAATAAATATCCTAACCATGTATTTTGTTTCTCCAACTTTCTACATCTTTGGCTCATGCTTACTTACCCAAAAGATTTGCATCttgttgcaatttatgttttgtaatttgtataatgtcaaaaaaaaataataatttttctcCAAGGGAAGGGTTTCAACTAATCAAGGGCAGTTTTGCTCCTCCGACCAGTTATTGGGATCGGTAAGCCATCAAAGATGGGTTTGGAGATAGCTGCTTGCAAATCCGGTTTCAGATTCCACATTGTGGTTGGCCAAGCTGAGGCCGAATTGTTCTTTTCCTGCTCTCTCAGGCTTGACGCACTTGATGATTTGCGTACTCCAGAAAGAGTATCGGTAAAGATGGATTCGCCCATCCCCACTGCAATAGAATCTAACCatcctgattctgattctgaaaGCAGATTTGCTCGACTAGCTGATTTTGGCCTCATAGACAACGCTTTTCCATTTGAAGAAAAACCATTTGACCCCCCGTTAATTCCTTCCTTCAGAATCTTTTCTGGTGTAACAGGTCTGCTATCAACTTCAGCTTTCTGC
The Arachis duranensis cultivar V14167 chromosome 5, aradu.V14167.gnm2.J7QH, whole genome shotgun sequence genome window above contains:
- the LOC107489957 gene encoding dolichyl-diphosphooligosaccharide--protein glycosyltransferase subunit STT3B, with product MAASSKPGSPRPPPSSSSSMAQDLFNNFSFSKTLKLKTKQQELLIRVTVLTLIYILAFITRLFSVLRYESMIHEFDPYFNYRTTLYLTKNGFAEFWNWFDSESWYPLGRIIGGTLYPGLMLTAAALYWVLRFLRFAVHIREVCVLTAPFFASNTTLVAYFFGKEIWDSGAGIVAAALIAICPGYISRSVAGSYDNEGVAIFALLLTFYLFVKAVNTGSLAWALASAFGYFYMVSAWGGYVFIINLVPLYVLVLLVTGRYSLRLYVAYNCMYVVGMLLAMQIRFVGFQHVQSGEHMAAMGVFFLMQVFFFLDWVRHLLSDAKLFEAFLRITVTGAVSVGAIALGVGTASGYISPWTGRFYSLLDPTYAKDHIPIIASVSEHQPTAWSSFMFDFHILLILFPAGLYFCFKRLSDATIFIVMYGLTSMYFAGVMVRLILVATPAVCLISAIAVSATVKNLTRLVRSQSQAVQSGSSKGASTAKSSSKGVIDNSQPFQRNGAIFLLLGAFYLLTRYAIHCTWVTSEAYSSPSIVLAARGAHGNRVIFDDYREAYFWLRQNTPPDAKVMSWWDYGYQITAMGNRTVIVDNNTWNNTHIATVGRAMSSYEDEAYEIMRSLDVDYVLVVFGGVTGYSSDDINKFLWMVRIGGGVFPVIKEPDYLVNGEYRVDKGAAPKMLNCLMYKLSYYRFGELTTEYGKPPGFDRARGVEIGNKDIKLEYLEEAFTTQNWIVRIYKVKPPKNRW